TTTGCAAAGAAGCTTCAATTGCGCCAGTGGATGCCCCACCTCCACGGAGTGCTGATGGATATTGCTCACGCAGACGACGATCTTGCCGCGGAGCTGCGCCTCCAATTGGGGCACCTGCAGGGCCTCCAATCGCTGTTCACCCAACTGGACGGTGGCGAACGGTATGTTGATGCTATGCGGCACATGGACGCGTCCGAACTCGACTACACTGCGCAAATCGATGAGGGCCAGCTCCGCTGGCGAATTGTCCAACAGGAATTGCACATCCTTGGCGCTGATCCGGGGGCACTGCTCCTGTTGCAGGTGCTTCAGCTCGACATCCGCCACGCCAATGTCCTGGGGGAGAGAGAAACGATCTATAACATAGAACATGCCATGGCTTTGCTCGAGACTCACCAACGCCTGTGGCGGCTGGAGGCGCAACGCGTGCTGGCGATGAGTAATACTCTTCGGTGTGGCTTCGTACATCTTCTGTGACTCCAGCACACAGCCATCCATCACGATATCGGGCAGGTCGGAGAAGAGCAGGATGCACTCGTTGAAACCGGAGGTGAGCAGCGTGCTTCTCAGCTGGCGCAATATGGCGATGCCAATGAACAGCGGATACGAACTATCGCCCAGCATGAGTTTATCCCACAAATGCAGGATCTTGTGCAGCGGGAATACATCTGCAAGAAAATGGAGAGTGGGTATTCGATCTATTCAAACTATCTATCAGTGGTGCAGACAGCAACTTACGCGAGAACATGGTTAGGAACCACGGGATGGCAAACAACTCGGGTATAAAGCTAATGCTGGCCAAATGCTGAGCGAGAAGCGGCTCATGGAAGGCAGTCAGCTGGGAGAACTTGCTCAGGTACTCCTTGATCACCGCCGAATTATCCTTGAGAAAGAACCATTGCAGATACTTTGGAATGAACTTGAACAAGCTGAGGAAGGCCAACTCTATGGGCGGGTAAAGCGTTACAACAGAGATACCTATGGAAATCCCTGCTCACCTTCATTGTTAAAGTTGAGATAGAGAAACGGTGCCGTCAGTGAGTCCAGTCCCTGCCAGTAGACGTACTGCGGATGGGCGGTGACCCAGGCCTTGAGCAGCCGCCTCAGCTTGCGGTGGCCATCCGGCGAGGAGAGCAGCTCATCGTACTGATGGCAGCGCGGTATATCCACCTCGATCTGCCGATCCGTGCTCGTAGACGTAAACTTGTCGATCTTCGCGTAACTGCCATTGGGCACAACCTCCAGCAGGGCGGCCCAAATGGGACCCCTCAGTAGCGGCGGCACATCCACGGCTGCCTcgcgctgcagctgctccgccGTATGCGGATAGCCCTGGAGCAGGCGCGCAAAAAGTCGCACGCGCTGAAACTGATACTCGATGTCCTTTTCGCGGATCACCAGCGGCAGTTCCTGCAATTCGCGGGCAAAGTGGGCGGGAAAACGCGGCGAGTGGAGCAGGGGAAAGTAGACTGCGGCCGGCAGGCCACTCAGTCGCTGGAGCAGCGCCTTCAGGCGCAGCGGCACCACGCGATCGTCCATCAGCTGCGCCTGGCTTCGGCCGGGACAAACGCTGGCGCCGCTCAGGCGAACGATTTGTGGCAGACCCAAAATGGGTGCCTCACTCCGGATGAGGCCCTCCTTTTTCAGCTCCGCCTGCACATCTCCGCCGGCCAGTTGCCACAGGTGGTAGATCTGCGACAAGGGacatcgcagcagcagcggtaaATGTTCGGTTTCTGGGCTCAGTGGCTGCATCTTCTGTTTCTTCAAATCCAATAGGACTTCCTCGAAAATGGGATGTTCCAAGAGCTCACCTGGCAGTGGTCTCCTCTTGGGCAGTACACTTAAACAGCTCTCCAGCAGCTGTCGCAGGCGCTGATCCATCTGCACATAGCGCTCGTGACACTGGTGCTCTCGCGCAATCTTCTCCAACGCCCCGTTGCTCTTGCCAAAGGCCAGGATCTTTCTAACCACATTCGAGAGCTTGAGCTTCGGCCACAGCTCGATCTGCAATATTAGCTCCACCATTACCAGGGCCAGCGACCAAACGTCGCTCTTCACATTGCCATTCAGACCGAGCAGTCGTTCGGGTGCCATGTAGCGAATGTTGCCAATGGGAAAGGGCACATAGGCACCGCCCTTGGTCATGTGATGCAGCCCGTAGTTGAAGAGCTTCACCCGCTGCCCATCGCTGGAGAGTAGAATGTGCTTGGGCTCCACGTTGTGGGCCACCAGATGGTGTCGACTCAGCACATTGATGCCGCACGCCACCTGGTAGAAGATTCTCAGTATCTGGGCAATGGCCAGCGGTGGATGACGCATGGCGTAGTCCTCCAGTGAGAGTCCCAGATACTCCGAAACCACAATGGTGCGCTCTGAAATGAAGGGGTTTCGCGTTAGAAGTGAGTCGTGGCAGTCGTGGAATTAGTGAGTGTTATCCGTAGATGAATCTGTAATCTTGGCACGTGTGGAATTAATGGGAGTTTTGTGGGGAAACGAGATGTAATAGTGGGTGTTTCCGGATTCTCGCCGGATTAGACCGGTTGCTTGGCTTCCTGGGCGCTGGCTACCCACCGTGTTTGCCGCGGATCACATCCAGGTACTGGCACAGGTGCTCGTCCTGCAGCT
The DNA window shown above is from Drosophila melanogaster chromosome X and carries:
- the CG4041 gene encoding uncharacterized protein translates to MGTRERERECRLCAVTFFAKLHPGDVCGSNGLPLTPNSIAILGRAQKLKELQDEHLCQYLDVIRGKHERTIVVSEYLGLSLEDYAMRHPPLAIAQILRIFYQVACGINVLSRHHLVAHNVEPKHILLSSDGQRVKLFNYGLHHMTKGGAYVPFPIGNIRYMAPERLLGLNGNVKSDVWSLALVMVELILQIELWPKLKLSNVVRKILAFGKSNGALEKIAREHQCHERYVQMDQRLRQLLESCLSVLPKRRPLPGELLEHPIFEEVLLDLKKQKMQPLSPETEHLPLLLRCPLSQIYHLWQLAGGDVQAELKKEGLIRSEAPILGLPQIVRLSGASVCPGRSQAQLMDDRVVPLRLKALLQRLSGLPAAVYFPLLHSPRFPAHFARELQELPLVIREKDIEYQFQRVRLFARLLQGYPHTAEQLQREAAVDVPPLLRGPIWAALLEVVPNGSYAKIDKFTSTSTDRQIEVDIPRCHQYDELLSSPDGHRKLRRLLKAWVTAHPQYVYWQGLDSLTAPFLYLNFNNEELAFLSLFKFIPKYLQWFFLKDNSAVIKEYLSKFSQLTAFHEPLLAQHLASISFIPELFAIPWFLTMFSHVFPLHKILHLWDKLMLGDSSYPLFIGIAILRQLRSTLLTSGFNECILLFSDLPDIVMDGCVLESQKMYEATPKSITHRQHALRLQPPQALDIGVADVELKHLQQEQCPRISAKDVQFLLDNSPAELALIDLRSVVEFGRVHVPHSINIPFATVQLGEQRLEALQVPQLEAQLRGKIVVCVSNIHQHSVEFSHFLVACGVQRTCILHKGFNVLHSIEPNILISN